A single window of Argopecten irradians isolate NY unplaced genomic scaffold, Ai_NY scaffold_1316, whole genome shotgun sequence DNA harbors:
- the LOC138314076 gene encoding uncharacterized protein: MNWRRFLQYRYNIGIDSPPAASKWLLDTQCHIKQYDSVSCGIYVLKFAEDLLSDQPLRFKSAPKDILSIRLGIATQLLEISEPLDSYCRECCLTDTSDLSLDSM; encoded by the exons GCGATTTCTACAATACCGGTACAATATTGGCATTGACAGCCCTCCAGCAGCATCAAAGTGGCTTCTAGACACACAATGTCATATAAAACAGTATGACTCTGTATCTTGTGGGATATATGTTTTGAAG TTTGCAGAAGATTTGTTGTCAGACCAACCTTTGCGTTTCAAATCCGCTCCAAAGGATATACTTTCCATAAGACTTGGGATAGCAACACAGTTGCTAGAAATATCAG AGCCACTTGATAGCTATTGCAGGGAGTGTTGTCTGACTGACACATCAGACTTGTCTCTGG ATTCAATGTGA